TTGGCTCTCTTGGGGGACACATCCTTGGGGACCGTCTCACGGAGGGGGAGAGCTCCCACGGCCTCGCACTTGCAGTCGCCTTTCTCCAAGCacgtggggctgcagggctggttTGTGGACGGTGCCGGGGTTGGAGTGACCGGAGTCAGGGGCTGCTGGCGGCGAGGGGGTTCGTGGCAGGGCAGAGACCCGCCAGGAGGACGTGAGCCGCGGAGAGGGGAGTGTTTTGCTCCTGGCTTGCTCCCCAGCCCGTTGCAATGGGAAAGGGAGGAGTGATGGGGACTCCTGGCACCGTCATCACCTTGGGGTGAAAGTGGGACCCCAGAAGCAGCCGGATGGGCTTTATGGGATCGAATCCCAGTTGGTGCTAAAGCAAGCGAGCACAagagcaggggagagggggcagctgggcaggggggagtCTGTCTCCCTGCTAATCCTCTTCTTAATCACGTTCTTGTCTGGGACTAGGGGGGACTCTCAATGTGAATAAACAGTTTTTTAATGGACCAAACGACACAGGCAATTACGTTTTGGtatacaaacatttttttaatgctacctTGAAACCATTGTCCTAATTCTCCTCTCCCATGCCCTGCTCCTTCTCCCCTGCTGTGGGAAACAAATCTCTTACTGCttgatttctgccttttctcttgACTTATgcacttttttgccttttttcataGCTGAAAAGCACCTAaacctgtatttaaaataaataaataaataaaatagtaaaaaaaaaaattaaaagctaaattGTTTCTCATCACATGTAAAATAGACCTCGTCCATCCCAGCTTCCCAGTTGCGTCTCAGTGCTGAGCTTAGAACGTGTTTTCTTCCGGATCCGTCGCTTGATTGGGGTTTGTCCTTGTGTACTCCTTCCCGTCGGGTTGAGCACCCACCAATAAAAAACCGCTATTGGTCTTTTTAACTGAACCATCGAATGGAACAAACCAACCGATTCTCTTCCCAGTTTACTcgagttaaaaataaaagtataatttttacCTGCCGATTGTGCTGGGTTTGATTGCGGTCAtgtttctggctgttttcctgCTCCCTTGGGTGGGGATCTCGGGTCTGGGGGAGGCTGCTGGAACTGGGGTCCTCACCTCTGCCTGGCTCCCCTGGGAGTGGGGAACGCCGGCAGCCCTGGGAGCCGGCCTGGGGTGCAGCTTCTTGCCTCATCCCTTGCTCTCGGCATCCCTTGAAGCGTTCGgagccctgctgcagcgtgTCCAGCTgatgtgctgcagctgccgcgTACCACGGAGCCCCGGCAGATCAGCCTCGAAATTCAGCCGTGACCAACGTTGGAGAAACCTTCGCAGAGAGCGGGGCGGAGGTGCAGGCGatgcctccctgcctgctgacCGGCTTCAGGGTCTTGCCGTCAGAGGCCCAACGCCAGTTACAGCGTGGGTGTGGGGTGTGCTGGGTTCGGGTGTGCTGGTGGCTGCTCCGGAGCCAACGCACCCAGGGAAGCGGTCAGCTTTGCGTGGGCAGCGTAGCAAGGGCACCAGGTCCCAGCCTCACCCGACTTCTCCAGGAACACAGCAGCACGACAGCTCGgtcctcccacccccagccagcccctgtgCTCTGAGAGCAGCTGGCGACGGCTGAGcgtggctgctgcagcctctcaggGTGGGATTTTCAGCAACTACAGTGTTcagcagtgggaaaagaaaatcttaaaggTGTGTGGTGAAGGATGGTATTTGCATCAACAGCACTAGtcaaaaaagatgaaaatagaAATGCTCCATGGCTGTTACTGCTCGCTGAAATCTGTATTGCTTTAAACAGTACTGAGGCAGGTGGTGTGACGCTGAAAGCAAAGGGTGCTGCGGTACCCCAGGACCACGAGGCTCTGAAAGGTGAGAGTTCATGGCCAAAGTTCATTCGCGCTTCTTTCCCCATAGGGTGGGCCCTTTCCCAGGTGCAAACAGAGGGTCACATCACCGTAAGCACCCCCATAAACCAGACAGCAGTTTGTGGGGGAAGAAGCAGGGGCAAAGCGACCCTCCCGCAGGCGGACGGTGCCTCCTGGGAGCCCCGCTCGCAGGTCTGGGCTGAGCGAGCGCTCCTCCGCCCGTGCAAGGCTGAAGCCCGATCTGACCGCCTCTGTTTATCCCTTTATTTTCCGCCTGGTGGAAAGCGGCTCCGTCAGCTCCGGCATCATCTCTCCATCCTGAGCAGAGCGAGCCGTGCtctggctgggaggggaggacGCAGCGGCTGCCTGGCGAGCGGCGCGGCGGCTCTCTGCCGAGCATCCCCTTTCCACGCTGCGGGGAGCccggcaccccctgccccaccgGCTCCTCACCCACCATGCTGGATATTTTCATCCTGATGTTTTTTGCCATCATCGGCCTGGTGATCCTCTCATACATCATTTACATGCTCTAGAACGATGCTGGGGAAGATGCGGCTCAGCATCAGCCTTGCAATTGAAGCGCCGTCCAGGTGAGCCGGCCGCTcctcatcccaccaggtttTAATTTCTGGGAAGAAACGTGTCCGGGGagtgggggggagaggggataGTTTTGTGGTTTAATTCTGTTGTCTTTGGCTGCCGCTCCCTCTGGCTGGCCGAGGCAGTCGGGCTGACAGCACCAGCGCAGCTGTTTCCTGctcagggctggaaggagggcACCAGCGTTTATTTTATAAATCAGGCCACTCGCCCGCTCAGACGTGCACCGGCTATTGTGCGGCTGCTGGGCTCTCCCCGCTGGGTTTATTGGGCCCCTTCCCCTTTGGAAAAGCTGCTCTTCGCAGCACGAACTTGTGGCTTTTGTTTCCATGAGGGAGAGGAATGAAACAGCTTAGGGGAGAAGCAAGAAGGGATCCTGGTTGCATCATTTTAAAGGAGGCAAAGGGGGGGTCCGAGGCCTCTGCCCCCCCGTGCGGGGCGAAGcggggctgctgccgccgcctgTGCTTGCACACGCTGCCAGTCCCACCCGTCACCACCTCTGGGGCTGCCGCAGCTCTCGGGCCCAGCTCAGACAAacatctcctttctcttccacagCCGCCGCCTGGTCCGTCTCCCTCGGAGCCTTCTGGAAAAGCGTTAACCCTCTGCGAGCAAACGGCTGCCCGATGCGGAGCGAGGAGCCGCGCGGGGTCGGCGCCGGCATTGCAGAGGGGGCCGAGCGGGGCGAAGGGGGGAAATGGGGTGGCAGGGGCGAGGGCGGCAAGGTGAGGGGAGATGCGGGTTCTTCCCGATGACACACGTGACATCTCGGGAGGATGCGACGGCTCCTGCCCCCGCCCGCATGGCTCAGCCCCTTGGGATGAGCGCTTCCGAGGTCGGGCATTTGGgtttaattttagaaaagcgtttatatttttaatgaaaaatgttcaaggaaatgaaataaagagGAATGACAGCGCGAATATGTCTGTTGGCGTTGGCTCCGCGGAAATGCATCCCTGTGCATCgactgcagggctggggcacaCACGGCTCCAGGAGCAAACCCGGTGTCCATGGAGAGATGCAGGGCACGCGGCGAGTCCCGAGAAGGATGAGAGGTTGGCAAACCATGCCGAGCCCCCGCTGCGTCCCCCGGCACaaggggcagctgctgcttcaggctCTCCCCAGCGCAGACAGTGCCCAAGCCATGGCTTACCCTCACTCAGGTCCCCTCCCCAGTGTCCAGGGAGGCTCCGGGAGGTCTCAGTTCATCTCAGCGTaggaaaaggaacatttttaatACGACGGAAATTTCTGTGGGATGGAAAGAACATTTCAGAGCTTAATTTCTCCCAGCTTGGAGAGGACTGGGAAGGTATCTGGGGCATCAGGAGaatttttcctgtccttttatGAAGCCCCGCGTGGATCCCTGCCCTTACGTGCTCAGTCACGTGCAATGCTGTTTTCAGACTGAAAGTTTCATCCTCCTAGAAGACAAAACTTTCATACACCTGGTGTCTCCCAGGTTGTTTCTCTTTTAAGCAATAAACACCTGAAATATCTGTAATGCAAAAAGCTGCTCATGTCCCATTAGTTAACCATGGCAAGGGTCACACAGGTGGGCGCGAGAGAACAGGAGCCGGGGAGCACAGGGGCTGTGCAGGCACTGCCGGGGTACGCTGGAATGGGTCGATAAGGCTTTCAGAAGATGGTGTttacagaaagaagagggaTTTCAGAGTCTGGGAACGCTGGATGCAGTTAGTGCTGCCAGCTGAACACTTGACACTGCAATTTCCTGTTAGTAGAACTCCTGAGAGAAACACAAAGTTGGTGACTTTGCCCCCGCGGTGTGTTCCCAGTGCACCAGCCTCAGCCCGAGCCACCGGGGCAGTCCCTCATCGCCAGGCCCTGGAGATGCAGAAAAGCTTCTCCTCACTCCATCACCAAATATAGTCGAAAATCAGAAACTTGAAATATTCTGGGAGGAATTTCTTCAAGCATAAGTCATGTTCTCAGTAACCTTCGTGAGTCCGTATCTGATGTCAACATCTGCAGTGATTAAGAGAGAATGAGTAACGAGGAATGCGTGGAATGGAAACTCAGCTGAGTGTGAAACCAGGAACAATCATTTTCTCTTACTCGGAGCGTGCCTTTCCTCTCAGAGGGCCTTACAAACCCATCAGCTATGCATAACGATCCCGTCCTCCGGGCCCCGATTCAGCCAGCTCCGCGCTGGAAGGTGAAGTgacccagcccagcagctgaggACTGCGAAGGGATTGAAACTGCCAGGCAGGAGGGGTGTTTGCAGACGACAAACGGCCGCAGCGGACAGGGGTAGCTCTTTAGCAGTTGGGATACGGTGCTCTGCACCTGATTGCGGTCGGCGTGCAGCCCTGGTCTGAAAAGGGCTACGCTGGCACAGGGGGAATTTTGCTTCTCAGCCTGGGAGGGGTTTATCGACTCCCCACGGCAGCAGTTAAAATTTcgcagcagaaaaaaaagcaccgTTTTCCCAAGTATCGCTGTCCCAGCACCTCCAGCGCACGGTGCTGCCCAGGGGCTCCCCACCTGGACACCATTAGCCCAGTGGTGGTTAATGGCGAGAGCCGACCAGACGGTGGTATTGGAAAACGAGGCTGCAAGGCTGGTGTCATTTTCCAGTTCAAGCAAAACGGGTTTGGGAAGCACCTCTTTGGTGGCTTTGAGCATTGATCCCTTGGGGAGGAAAGTCCTCGCCTGGTGGAAACACTGTTGTACGTACGAACGCTGCAAAAACTAGCCCCGATGACTTGCTGAGCTATTGGGTGTGTGAGAAAAAAGAGcagttaataataattaataatgcCATCAATATTTCACAGTTGGCAGCCGCCCAAAGCTTGCATTCCTGGAGGATCCGCTGCAAGAGCGGGCCAGCGCCGGCAGAGCTGACATTTCATCTCTGCCGACTGCTGCCAGTGAATCAAAGAACGTACTTTTCCCGCGTGTCTGCGCTCACGTAATGGCATCCCTTGCGACGGGCTGTCGTTCCTTGCCGCTGGGTCCCGGGAGATGAGACAGGCACTGGCAGAGAACCCGCGCCGGCCCTGCGGGGCTTTATGCCGCGGCACGGCGAAGCAGCGTTATGCACCAGCAGTGCAACGGGCTGAGACGGTGCCGTGGTTCAAGTCTCCGCTCCGTTATTCTGGATTCCACCTGTGGAGGTCATTTATTGGTAGCGATTCCTGCATATAAAGGGAGGGGACGGTGAACGATCTGGGCTATAGCGTTCCGCCTCAGCGGCTTCTCGGCCGCATCTCCCTGTCACCGTAACACGGCAAGTCTGTTTTCTCCTCGTATTTTTGAGTTCATTAGTGATCAGTTCGGAGGCATTCCATTCACTCACTAGATTTCAGCCAAAGACCGTTGCGTTTTCCTTACTTCAGAAATAATAGTTGCAGTACATTTGTAGTATCGCagcatgcttttaaatataaCCTTCAAAGAGCGAGAAAAAAGGGATGTTAGAAGCAGACACTCCTCTAGGGAAGGTTTCACCTCTGCCACCTACCGGCACGCTGCAAAGACCCTCAGCAAATTTATACCCTGTATCCACTCTTTAAAGTAGTCAAATCCTGTCTGTAATTGTATATTCAACAAATGTCACAAGAATTTTTAACGCGCAGACTTCCAAGCAAATCATTACCGAGCTGTTGTCGGCTCATTACTGATGAAATCAAGTGGGGGCAGCTGCGATGAATTGGTACTATTTAGCTGTTTCCAGCAGCTGGAGACTGGCTTTCAAAGCTGAAGGTGGGTCCCTGCAGCTAAAATCTGGTCCTGAAGGAACACGAAAGCATTTGGAAAGTGATtcaggtggaggaggagggtaTTTAATAAAGTGAAGATAACAGCCACCTTGTAAACAACGCGCAGTAAAGTAAGTGCTTTTTATTACGCAttacatgtttttgttttgaaggcAAGATAGCAGAAAATCAAAACCTTTTATAAGTAGCGAACACTTATATACTCTAATGAAACAGTGATCTTGGCCTACGTGCATTTAACATGTGTCTTCAACTTAGCTCAGGCTTATAAAGGCAAATATGCTTCAACAGTTCAGCTATTatgctgggcagggagagggattTGAAGTTTCTCCTGCTTGGTGGTTAAAGGCACCTGTAGTTTAGGgggaagagcagttaagttgcttTCAGGAATCGCCTCTTTCTGCTAAAACTGAGCATTCGGTCTACGGAGCATTTCTGTCGCAGAATGCAGGGGCTGGCGAGAGAGACCCTGGCAAACTGGAGAAGCGTAGCTGTGCTCCTCTAACTACGcctgcctctttctcctccGATTcccaagagaaaacaaaattaaaagatcaAAATGTTTTCGGTTCTGAACTAAGATAACATTCTTCAATTTGTGTATGCACATCAAATATGAAAACCATGTCATTTTTATTGTGTATGCAAACATACACAGTGGGAAAAGAATGCAGTTTATGTTCCCAAACCAGGGGCCCTCAGCCTGCTTCCTCAGCGCGTCCTAACGCAGCCTCAGAGGAGCGAAACGCGCAGACACTTAGAGGTCCCCCAGTACGTTCCATGAGCTCATTCGGCTGGGCTGATGCGTATGTCATGAGCTTCTCCCACAGCTACTCCAGCTCTTACTGGGATGGAAATTTAAGAGATAATTGGACACTGctttagaaatgtttaaaaggaaaacaaaaaatccagcaGGAGTAGAGCAAAAGTCTGTAAAATTCAGAGCATCAAACGGTATTGCTGGTGCTTCTCATGGTCAGGTACAGGATTTCCTTATGGAAGTTCGCTTGTGCGTTTACAAGGTGAAACAAATTCAAAAAGCTGCTGTCCTCTTCATCACGGTCCCCTACCGGGGGAGAGAAAAACGTTTGAAAATGATTagtgaaattaaaatacttctttgaAGATAAATCTTTActccttcagtgttttcaggAGAGGCTGAATCAGCAGCCTCTGCTTAGATTTATGAGGCACCAGCTCCTGCACCTGATGGCAGGACAGCTGTGAAATAACACAGGAGACTCCAAAATTCCTTTGCCAGCTTGTCCAAAGACGGACAAGAACAATTGTGCGTTAAGACAAAAATCTGTCCTAACTAAGCTTGCCATCATAATCAGTCCTGAGGTTGTATCAAGGCTGACAGGCTGTGGACAGGGAGCAACTGCAGCCTGTTGAGTTGAACAggctggctggcagctgctCGGAGCTGCGCTTCGGACGCAGCCCGAAAGGACCTCAGGCCTAATGCTCTGGTGGGACGCATTGCAAAAGCCTGTCGGTTCCCCCATCCATGGCGCTAGGAATCTCTTAGACAAGAAAGACCAGTTAAAATACACGCCCCTCCCAATTGTGGCGCTTGATTCATTGTTTTATGTTACCAAAAAACCTCAGGCTCCCCAGTATTGTtctgcctggggagggagggaggaaggacgGGCCGTGATGCCGCGCTAACCACGCTGCCTCGCTCAGTGCTAGCTCCTGATTAAGGAGCTCGTCTGGCTCGCAGACCCGCGGGCTTACCGgacagcactgcctgcagcatGTCCATGACCAGGTGAGCAAAGGCATTCTCCACACACTGCAGGAAGTTGTTTCTCTCCCCTGGAGTGCTGAAAACTTTGCAGACCTTCTGCATCATTTTTACTGTCCAGTCCATGCAGTACAGGTCCTTCTCACAGACCTGGCATATACaggaaatattagaaatatgTCTTTTATGACAAGTACGACGCTATAAAAGGCAAGATTAAATCTTAGAGTTAGCTATTGATTCTAATGGATCAATTCTAATGGCCTGGAAAGTCAGGGTTTGTTATGAGGGCACTGAGGTTCTTATCGTCAGCACACTAAGGGAGGAACTTCCCTCAACGTTTTGTTAGCGGTACTTCTCCTTGAGGCCAGGCTCGCTACCTTGCAGAGGTGTGCTGGGCAGGGACCGGGCGGTGGGAGGGCACCGAGTCTCTTGCTGGACTTAGTCCTGGTTTGTAGGAGGAGATGGGAAACAGCTTCCAAGGCTGAGAAAGCAAATCTGGGGGTAGAGAGACAAAAGGCCCCAGCCGGCTCTGTTCGGTAGTACTTACCAAAGCCAGGAAGACCATGAGCCTGGCTAACTCCACGGCTCTTCCGTTCACAGCTTTACTGGCCATGAAAGTGAAGCAGATGTTGTTTCCACTCAGAATAAGAAGCCGAGCATTGTTTTCCATGAGCCACTCCCGGGGAACCACTTTGTAATAGAATAGAGAGAATTTTAGTGATCTTTGAACAAGAAGAAAGGAGTGCCCCCAAAAACTGTTCTGGAAGATGTGAATTTACAAATTGTTGGCTTTGAAAGCTAACCAGAATTTGTGAGGGGATGCCCTCTGGAATGCAGTTGCAGCAATGAAGTCATGTAAGGAATTCCTACCAGCAATAGTTAGAGCTCTCCACAACAGCTCCCGTGACATAATCTCACCCAAAAGCACCTTTCAATGTAGCTGCTAACATTGCTCAGCAGAATTTTGGCTTGAACAAACATTATGTTTTCAGCTTACGCAGCTTGGACGACGTTTCGTTAATAATGGCTGGACAAGACTTGACTTTTAAAGGTCTGCATggattcttaaaatatttcacaatgGGAAACGACAGCCGGAATTTGTAAGCAGTGCTGGGTCTCTCTCATCCCCAGCTACTGCCTGGCTTCCAAGTGTAATGACTTTTACAGCAGCAGTGGCATAACTGAAAGGAATATTACGGTTTCCCAAGGCACCTGCATGTCTGGAACACACTTATTGCCAGATTTGGAGGACACAAGCATATGATCCTACGGATTAATGATAAAGGCAAAAGCACACCTGACAGCTCATCCACGAGACTGATCACATCATCTGCTGTCCATTCTCTAGCTTCTGTATCGTACAGCAGTTTAATTGCATCTGCTAGACCTTTCAGACTGGTCTCATCTGTTGGTCCTTCTATCATTTTCTGCCAAACCACGTGTCCTGAGCAATATATTAATCACAATAATTATTAAGCGACaaagtggttgtttttttttttttttaaacaaggaagGTGCTAAAGTGAGCCTTAGAGCAGAGTCAGGGGAGGGACTTTGGGTAACACAACTCAGTCTTTGTGACAGtgagacttttttcccctctgtcgTTTCAGTAGGGACAGAGgtgtcacagaatcccaggttggaagggacttcaagGATCATCTCTGGTCCAACCTTTTGTGGGAAAAGCACGTTCTTGCTTGGTAGTTGCAGCAAGGATCAAAGGGCGATTTAAAGAAACCCAAGTCTGAGAATTAAGTGAGAAAGCATGCTTTTCTTCAGGGCAACAGGTACTTCTGAGGTGCTTTTGAGGCGTATTCGAGCTAACTCTACCCAAagcaggggagaagagaggaacaGAGGTGCAACTTCTTAGTTTGAATTGTAACTATTTTTAGATACATAGGGATGtctatatacatacacacacacatatcatTTATATGTTTCATATATGTCAGTGAGGTCTGGTTAAGCGCAACAATTTTTTCTAGGCAATAcgattactttttattttacataaagcTTGGGTTCAGAACCGCTGTGTCCCGCAACGAAATCTCATTCACAAGGAACAAACTTTGAAAATTAACCCCCCCAAACTACTCGCCATCGAGAGAGGACACTGGCCCAAAGATGATATACAGCAGGCGGGCTTGATTGACCATGGGCCACGGCTTTAAAATACGACTCAGCCAAAATGCAGAATCACTTCGATGGATCCAGTGGTTCAACAAGACGCTACGACAGTATAACCTTATCCGCAGCTCTAGCTTTCGGGCACTTCCTAGGGTAAAAGAATGGAGATGTTATAAATCCATTAAGCCTCGCACAATACAGatgatcacttttttttttaataggaagagaaagaaggattTTCTTAAAGCTGCCCAAGAACATCTAGGGGGATTTAATTAAATTCTCAGCTGTTACTTCCTGAGTCTGGCTCTTTTGGGTACGTTGCACTACTTCAGGCCATAGGATCTACCGATGCACCCCCTGGtacatttctgcagcaactcGCGCATGTCTTCAAGGGCTCTCAGCTATGCTT
The DNA window shown above is from Phalacrocorax aristotelis chromosome 23, bGulAri2.1, whole genome shotgun sequence and carries:
- the FBXO47 gene encoding F-box only protein 47, whose protein sequence is MTSTAGTSYTLIPNQKYRRSNRRSRQRCNTLDTDPQSQSALGYFKTLPLEIFQMVLNYLSVKDISMLSMVSKTISNRLINYISTPSGNRRLLLQDFHNLEPPGKREGSYILEHYKSLGLLLKRCTLLLPTKDRLKYIHKILSEVSCFKLNGCPSPLRCLGLQCYGVFLQILTAGWDELECHRVFNFLCELSNLPRKVQTVVSNKPGSARKLELRIRLYCRSVLLNHWIHRSDSAFWLSRILKPWPMVNQARLLYIIFGPVSSLDGHVVWQKMIEGPTDETSLKGLADAIKLLYDTEAREWTADDVISLVDELSVVPREWLMENNARLLILSGNNICFTFMASKAVNGRAVELARLMVFLALVCEKDLYCMDWTVKMMQKVCKVFSTPGERNNFLQCVENAFAHLVMDMLQAVLSGDRDEEDSSFLNLFHLVNAQANFHKEILYLTMRSTSNTV